In one window of Acetonema longum DSM 6540 DNA:
- a CDS encoding GtrA family protein — protein MLKSFVKFSLVGASGVVVNMAVYTLAMYAGLHYLAAAIIAFCFAVTNNFYWNLIWTFRGQGNKSTRDKYCRFVLVSVLNLVVNLLILKTLVESFSLDKALAQLVAIGLVSLLNFVMNRRFTFND, from the coding sequence TTGCTGAAGTCATTTGTAAAATTCTCCCTGGTCGGGGCCTCCGGCGTGGTGGTCAACATGGCGGTCTATACCCTGGCCATGTATGCCGGGCTGCATTATCTGGCTGCTGCAATCATAGCTTTTTGTTTTGCGGTGACCAACAATTTTTACTGGAATCTTATATGGACGTTTCGCGGCCAGGGGAATAAAAGCACCCGTGACAAGTACTGCCGCTTTGTCCTGGTCAGCGTCCTGAACCTGGTAGTGAACCTGCTGATCTTAAAAACATTAGTGGAATCGTTTTCCCTGGACAAAGCACTGGCCCAACTGGTTGCTATCGGCTTGGTGAGCTTGTTGAACTTTGTCATGAACCGCCGCTTTACATTCAATGATTAA
- the ddlA gene encoding D-alanine--D-alanine ligase yields MKKKIRVGIIFGGKSAEHEVSLQSAKNVLDAMNKEKYEAVLIGIDKSGRWQVNEESQVLLHADNPKLIQLNKSNQGVALIPGERSEQLLNLTSHKSLGQIDVAFPILHGPFGEDGTVQGLLKLANIPFVGAGVLGSAAGMDKDVMKRLLRDAGIPIAKYVAVDYRTVKDPEASFEKVEEKLGLPLFVKPANLGSSVGVSKASTKEEFDKAVAYALEYDSKVIVEEFIKGQEIECAVLGNSDPVASLPGEILPKRDFYSYEAKYIDEDGAGLEIPAKLPSDIVTQVQQMAIRTFKAICCEGMGRVDCFLKDNGELIVNEINTIPGFTRISMYPKLWEISGISYTELIDRLIELALERFEREQKYKTVVEM; encoded by the coding sequence ATGAAGAAAAAAATCCGGGTGGGTATTATCTTTGGGGGCAAATCGGCGGAACATGAGGTGTCGCTGCAGTCAGCCAAGAATGTTCTCGATGCGATGAACAAAGAAAAATATGAAGCAGTATTGATCGGGATAGACAAATCCGGACGCTGGCAGGTCAACGAGGAATCACAGGTTCTCCTGCACGCCGACAACCCGAAACTGATCCAACTGAATAAATCGAATCAGGGTGTGGCATTGATTCCCGGCGAAAGAAGTGAACAGCTTCTCAATTTAACCAGCCACAAATCCTTGGGGCAAATCGATGTGGCCTTTCCGATCCTGCATGGACCTTTTGGCGAGGACGGGACGGTTCAGGGCCTGTTAAAACTGGCCAATATCCCCTTTGTGGGGGCGGGCGTACTAGGTTCAGCCGCAGGTATGGACAAAGACGTAATGAAGCGCCTGCTGCGGGATGCCGGCATTCCTATTGCCAAATACGTAGCGGTGGATTACCGTACGGTAAAAGACCCGGAAGCCAGCTTTGAAAAAGTAGAAGAAAAACTGGGTCTGCCGCTCTTTGTCAAACCTGCTAATCTGGGCTCGTCGGTAGGGGTCAGCAAGGCCTCCACCAAAGAAGAATTCGATAAAGCCGTGGCCTACGCCCTGGAATACGACAGCAAGGTGATCGTTGAAGAGTTTATCAAAGGCCAGGAAATTGAATGTGCGGTGCTGGGCAACAGCGATCCCGTCGCCTCGCTGCCGGGAGAAATTCTGCCGAAACGGGATTTTTACTCCTACGAGGCTAAATACATTGATGAAGACGGCGCCGGCCTTGAAATCCCCGCCAAACTGCCTTCTGATATTGTGACTCAGGTACAGCAGATGGCCATCCGGACTTTTAAAGCCATTTGCTGCGAAGGAATGGGCCGGGTGGACTGCTTCCTTAAAGATAACGGCGAATTGATCGTCAATGAGATCAATACCATTCCCGGTTTCACCCGGATCAGTATGTATCCTAAGCTATGGGAAATCAGCGGCATTTCCTATACCGAACTCATTGACCGGTTGATCGAACTGGCGCTGGAACGGTTTGAGCGGGAACAAAAATATAAGACTGTCGTTGAGATGTAA
- the kapD gene encoding 3'-5' exonuclease KapD — MTVLSRQFLIVDFEFTTHRNGPGRPRAFFPEIIEAGAVLLTPPAYEAGDSYQSYVRPRFFPRLTEECRNITLIQQRDIDAGITMEKMLEDLSQNYRAGLTYIVAWGNADRDVIANACVRYKIDCPFSWDDYIDLAEEYKVLYSLERLASLKSALIERKITQTGLSHLALDDALNTAQVLKKMLAEGWQPRYPAVSAGNVNSTAIS; from the coding sequence ATGACCGTATTAAGCCGCCAGTTTCTCATTGTGGATTTTGAGTTTACGACCCACCGGAATGGACCAGGCCGCCCCCGGGCCTTCTTTCCCGAGATTATTGAGGCCGGGGCTGTATTGCTAACCCCGCCGGCCTATGAAGCCGGCGATTCTTATCAGAGCTATGTCCGGCCCCGTTTTTTCCCCCGGCTTACCGAGGAGTGCCGCAATATCACTCTGATTCAGCAAAGAGATATTGATGCCGGCATTACCATGGAAAAAATGCTGGAGGATTTAAGCCAAAATTATCGGGCCGGCCTCACCTACATCGTAGCCTGGGGCAACGCTGACCGGGACGTGATCGCCAATGCCTGCGTACGCTATAAAATTGACTGCCCCTTCTCCTGGGATGATTACATCGACCTGGCGGAAGAGTACAAAGTCCTTTATTCATTAGAACGCCTGGCATCCTTGAAATCCGCTCTGATCGAACGGAAAATTACTCAGACCGGTCTCTCTCACCTGGCTCTGGATGATGCCTTGAACACCGCCCAGGTCCTGAAAAAAATGCTGGCTGAAGGCTGGCAGCCGCGCTACCCCGCTGTTTCAGCCGGCAATGTAAATTCTACGGCAATATCTTAA
- a CDS encoding ArnT family glycosyltransferase, with amino-acid sequence MRTRIKWLFAAVIAVNLLYNASLPLHFDEAYYWIWSKHLDWSYFDHPPMVAYLIHLFTIGGDSEFFIRLAAVFSTTCAAFLVYLLGRDMFSPRVGELALVLFLFLPLVHIGFLVITPDSPLFLFWSLVLYLFYQGIFHDRAYCLYGAGIAGGLALMSKYTAVLLFAALFLFLLFSPYRRVFRSGRLYIACALAFLVFLPVVAWNAGHDWVSFRFQFDHGVAAQKVFNPDTAVEFLGAQAGVFNPLFFLALLYYAARYWRRNLSDPRLAFLFWTFAFPLLFFGYHSLFKKSEANWTVPAYIAGVVLLAYWLDRFRCRRLVATGLVLSLLIISLVKSPEFFPGLPREMIMKQQLQGWDSVFHAGSRYVEPGDVVLSDSYETASLAWYYLAGRPQVHILTPARFSQFDYWRQDLAGRTINRAVFFGSKEQRPELEKIFMQVEPVDTIYYRDRFTTREIQVYRCYGYLLQEKTLSAVTQ; translated from the coding sequence ATGAGGACACGGATAAAGTGGCTGTTTGCCGCTGTTATTGCGGTGAACCTGTTGTATAATGCCAGCCTGCCGCTGCATTTTGACGAAGCCTATTATTGGATCTGGTCCAAGCATTTGGATTGGTCCTATTTCGATCATCCGCCTATGGTGGCTTACCTGATCCACCTCTTCACTATTGGGGGGGACAGCGAATTTTTTATTCGTTTGGCGGCAGTCTTTTCTACGACCTGCGCCGCTTTCCTGGTTTATCTTTTGGGGCGGGACATGTTTTCACCCCGGGTTGGTGAGCTGGCGCTGGTATTGTTTTTATTTTTACCCTTGGTCCATATCGGATTTCTGGTAATTACCCCGGATTCACCGCTGTTTCTATTCTGGTCGTTGGTGCTCTACCTTTTTTATCAAGGGATTTTCCACGACCGGGCGTATTGTCTCTATGGCGCCGGAATAGCCGGCGGACTGGCGCTGATGTCAAAATACACCGCAGTCTTGCTGTTTGCCGCCTTATTTTTGTTTTTGCTGTTCTCGCCTTATCGGCGGGTATTCCGGTCCGGACGACTGTACATAGCCTGCGCTTTGGCGTTTTTGGTTTTCCTGCCGGTGGTGGCCTGGAACGCCGGACATGACTGGGTATCTTTTCGCTTCCAGTTTGACCATGGCGTGGCTGCTCAGAAGGTGTTTAACCCGGATACGGCGGTCGAATTTCTCGGCGCTCAGGCGGGTGTTTTCAATCCCCTGTTTTTTCTGGCGCTCCTGTATTATGCGGCAAGATATTGGCGGCGGAATCTGAGCGATCCCAGACTGGCGTTTTTATTCTGGACATTCGCTTTTCCGCTCCTATTTTTCGGCTATCATTCCCTGTTTAAAAAATCAGAGGCCAATTGGACGGTTCCGGCGTATATTGCCGGTGTGGTCCTCCTGGCCTATTGGCTGGATCGTTTTCGCTGCCGCCGGTTGGTGGCGACCGGATTGGTCCTGTCGCTGCTAATCATCAGTCTGGTCAAATCACCCGAATTCTTTCCGGGACTGCCCCGTGAGATGATCATGAAGCAGCAGCTGCAGGGCTGGGATTCGGTCTTTCACGCCGGCAGCCGGTATGTAGAGCCCGGCGATGTGGTGTTAAGCGATAGCTATGAAACGGCATCCCTGGCATGGTATTATCTTGCTGGCCGGCCCCAGGTCCACATCCTGACCCCGGCGCGATTTTCCCAGTTTGATTACTGGCGGCAGGATCTGGCAGGCAGGACGATTAACCGGGCTGTATTTTTCGGCAGCAAGGAACAAAGGCCTGAGCTAGAAAAAATTTTCATGCAGGTAGAGCCGGTGGATACAATATATTACCGGGACCGGTTTACAACCCGTGAAATTCAAGTCTACCGCTGTTATGGCTATTTGCTGCAGGAGAAAACACTCTCGGCCGTAACGCAGTAA
- a CDS encoding tetratricopeptide repeat protein, which translates to MNGSDLFKETTFHHACSLMEDGRYAEALLLLHKLVTDGETGEEVLVCALSSALHTENWDLAKRYAEEIGRQQYEGKDALFWITDYYFGSGQEMLAQRNISQIRQLYPADTCLLWDVAEMLFDYEFRDQYEEILRQIAAVKTQDPLELLDQADAHLALNQLAPAAQKAMEAARNLASHERDDIYYAGLVLEQCGEAGKALQVYEKWLADSPEDVEFLLATVRCHSALGQFDQAEHILEQARQLQPDLPELGPAAKAVAQARRKVIDFQMYRKRKHESGSQL; encoded by the coding sequence ATGAACGGCAGTGATTTATTTAAAGAAACAACGTTTCACCATGCCTGCAGTCTCATGGAGGACGGCCGCTATGCCGAAGCGCTTCTTCTGTTGCATAAATTGGTGACTGACGGTGAAACAGGCGAGGAAGTGCTGGTATGCGCTTTGTCGTCTGCGCTGCACACCGAAAATTGGGATTTGGCCAAGCGCTATGCAGAGGAAATCGGCCGGCAGCAGTATGAAGGAAAAGATGCGTTATTTTGGATAACCGACTATTATTTCGGATCCGGGCAGGAAATGCTGGCCCAGCGCAATATCAGCCAAATACGCCAGCTGTATCCTGCTGACACCTGCTTGTTGTGGGACGTGGCGGAGATGTTGTTTGACTATGAATTCCGGGATCAGTACGAGGAAATTCTGCGGCAGATTGCGGCGGTGAAAACTCAGGACCCATTGGAACTTTTGGACCAGGCGGATGCCCATTTGGCTCTGAATCAACTGGCGCCGGCGGCTCAGAAAGCCATGGAAGCCGCTCGAAATCTGGCGTCCCATGAACGAGACGATATTTACTATGCCGGCCTGGTGCTGGAACAATGCGGCGAAGCCGGCAAAGCCCTGCAGGTATACGAAAAATGGCTGGCAGATTCCCCGGAAGACGTAGAATTTCTGCTGGCCACGGTGCGCTGCCACTCAGCCCTGGGCCAATTCGACCAGGCCGAACATATCCTGGAGCAAGCCCGTCAGCTGCAGCCTGATCTCCCCGAGCTGGGCCCCGCCGCCAAAGCTGTGGCCCAGGCCAGAAGAAAGGTCATAGATTTTCAAATGTATCGAAAACGTAAGCACGAAAGCGGCAGTCAGCTTTAA
- a CDS encoding polyprenol monophosphomannose synthase, which yields MILVIIPTYNERDNIARIIPQVLAQHKDIHILVVDDNSPDQTGKAVEDLMAGECAERLHILRRAGKLGLGTAYIAGFKWALERDYQYIFEMDADFSHNPDYIPDFLREIEHSDLVIGSRYVAGGGVKNWGMIRQMISRGGSLYSRLILGLHFRDLTGGFKCFRREVLASLNLEDIRSNGYSFQIEMTYRAFLKGFRIREIPIVFEDRTLGKSKMSRKIFLEAVFMVLKLRRDKNHFQL from the coding sequence ATGATTCTTGTAATCATTCCTACTTATAATGAGCGTGACAACATTGCCCGGATTATTCCGCAGGTACTGGCTCAGCATAAAGACATCCATATCTTGGTTGTCGATGATAATTCCCCGGATCAGACCGGGAAGGCTGTCGAAGACCTGATGGCGGGAGAATGCGCCGAACGGCTTCATATTTTGCGGCGGGCCGGCAAGCTGGGTCTTGGCACCGCTTATATCGCCGGCTTTAAATGGGCCTTGGAACGGGATTATCAGTATATCTTTGAAATGGATGCGGATTTTTCCCACAATCCGGACTATATTCCGGATTTTCTGCGGGAGATTGAACATTCTGACCTGGTGATCGGCAGCCGTTATGTGGCCGGTGGCGGCGTGAAAAACTGGGGTATGATCCGGCAGATGATCTCCCGGGGCGGCAGTTTGTACTCCCGTCTGATTCTGGGCCTGCACTTCCGGGACCTGACCGGCGGCTTCAAATGTTTCCGGCGGGAAGTCCTGGCATCTCTCAATTTAGAGGATATCCGCTCCAATGGTTATTCCTTCCAGATTGAGATGACCTATCGGGCTTTTTTGAAAGGATTCCGGATTCGTGAGATTCCAATCGTATTTGAAGACCGAACTCTTGGCAAATCCAAGATGTCGCGCAAGATCTTTTTAGAGGCAGTTTTTATGGTGCTCAAGCTGCGGCGGGATAAAAACCATTTTCAGTTATGA